In the genome of Dermacentor andersoni chromosome 3, qqDerAnde1_hic_scaffold, whole genome shotgun sequence, one region contains:
- the LOC126542015 gene encoding protein ABHD15-like: MTSTGLMAEAIQLLLLSPLSTFSVLVWLAALLLHALSPRLEPRGSRPRLVARESDFSRFLATAIPALTQAYTPPPWARHPTIQSLLAATVLRRSTEVPFFRTHLQLRDRGLVALDWAGSTPSAQPANPDEVLLIVLVLPDLGRDPCSVGDTCRAILARGMRAVVLTQRGHAGCPLTTPRLQAYGDPGDLRQAVRFLRAHYGRCRVAVLGIGTGADLLLAYLGDTGSSSGLLAAVAISPLYEPEKLLEQSPWPIGVLRRRALQRVVAEHGGVLCRTGYSSSSMAGAAAVDVEGALSSTSWQDVEQKVLWPACGANSASQYWERNAPLRDADDIATPLLCVSSADDPAVPEWALPMDIFQTDPQLLLLLTEHGGHGGFVAGLGCSSPTAPRSWADGVALDFIAATLDFTSRDGRLRKCATR, translated from the exons ATGACCTCAACGGGACTCATGGCGGAGGCCATTCAACTTCTGCTCCTGTCCCCGCTCTCGACGTTCTCCGTGCTGGTGTGGCTTGCGGCGCTGCTGCTGCACGCGCTGTCGCCACGCCTCGAGCCCCGCGGTTCAAGACCGCGGCTCGTCGCTCGTGAGTCGGACTTCTCGCGGTTCCTGGCGACGGCTATACCCGCGTTGACGCAAGCCTACACGCCGCCGCCTTGGGCGCGGCACCCGACCATCCAGTCACTGCTGGCGGCTACCGTGTTGCGGCGATCCACGGAGGTGCCTTTCTTCAG GACTCATCTGCAGCTCCGTGACCGTGGACTGGTAGCCCTGGACTGGGCGGGCAGCACGCCCTCGGCTCAGCCGGCCAACCCGGACGAGGTGCTGCTCATCGTGCTCGTGCTGCCCGATTTGGGCCGAGACCCCTGCAGCGTGGGAGACACGTGCCGGGCCATTCTAGCGCGGGGCATGAGAGCCGTGGTGCTCACTCAACGGGGACACGCCGGATGCCCCCTCACTACGCCGAGGCTGCAG GCGTATGGCGACCCCGGAGACCTACGGCAAGCGGTGCGGTTCCTGCGCGCCCACTACGGTCGCTGTCGCGTGGCCGTGCTAGGCATCGGAACGGGCGCTGACTTACTGCTTGCCTATCTGGGTGACACCGGCTCCTCGTCGggtctgctggcagccgtagccatctCGCCGCTCTACGAGCCCGAGAAACTGCTCGAACAGTCGCCCTGGCCGATCG GCGTACTCCGCCGTCGAGCGCTTCAGCGCGTTGTGGCGGAGCACGGCGGAGTTCTCTGCCGGACCGGCTACTCGTCGAGCTCGATGGCGGGGGCGGCGGCCGTGGACGTTGAAGGGGCCCTGTCGTCGACCAGCTGGCAGGACGTGGAGCAGAAGGTGCTCTGGCCCGCGTGCGGCGCCAACAGCGCTTCCCAGTACTGGGAGCGCAACGCGCCCTTGCGCGACGCCGACGACATTGCCACGCCGCTTCTGTGCGTCTCCAGCGCAGACGATCCCGCGGTGCCAGAATGGGCGCTGCCTATGGACATCTTCCAG ACCGACCctcaactgctgctgctgctcaccgAGCACGGCGGCCACGGCGGTTTCGTAGCGGGCCTTGGCTGTTCCTCGCCAACGGCGCCCCGGTCGTGGGCGGACGGCGTAGCGCTGGACTTCATCGCGGCCACCTTGGACTTCACAAGCCGTGACGGACGGCTACGCAAGTGTGCCACGCGATGA